A single window of Gossypium arboreum isolate Shixiya-1 chromosome 13, ASM2569848v2, whole genome shotgun sequence DNA harbors:
- the LOC108462419 gene encoding trihelix transcription factor PTL-like produces the protein MEMVDQNGLPHLRRSLPMRTHFPVPHPEPTEPYFANINMASPSPVPYHEPFIAPLPSRLVRFSHNHYPSASLTTGVAASASIPSATTLFGGSRWGNINNGGNSRWPRQETLTLLEIRIRLDPKFKEANQKGPLWDELSRIMAEEYGYQRSGKKCREKFENLYKYYKKTKQRKTGRQDGKNYRFFRQLELLYGETTNQCPTVLYQTSNNPMNQRNHHEEEKKPGDQSLSVSNSSEFETSSSENNTDDEVSAFTKVKDFMESQMNKLIDSQDVWMERMLKAIEDKDQERLFKEEEWRRQETALLDKEHEFWVKERAWVEARDVALMEVIKNFTRKRTLEVSSSSSSAERPVGYTQQGISSLIHSLGQAWNQDSRNI, from the exons ATGGAAATGGTTGATCAGAACGGCCTGCCTCATCTCCGGCGTTCTCTACCAATGAGAACCCATTTTCCGGTACCCCATCCTGAACCCACTGAACCATACTTTGCTAACATAAACATGGCTTCACCTTCACCAGTTCCATACCATGAACCCTTCATAGCACCATTGCCTAGCCGTTTGGTTAGGTTTAGCCATAATCATTACCCAAGTGCTTCACTCACCACTGGTGTTGCTGCTTCAGCTTCTATTCCTAGTGCAACTACACTGTTTGGAGGTAGCCGATGGGGAAACATCAACAATGGCGGAAACAGTCGATGGCCTAGACAAGAGACTCTCACTTTGCTTGAGATCAGAATCAGACTTGATCCTAAGTTCAAAGAAGCCAATCAAAAAGGTCCATTGTGGGATGAACTCTCTAG AATAATGGCGGAGGAATATGGGTACCAAAGAAGTGGGAAGAAATGTAGAGAAAAATTTGAGAATCTCTACAAGTACTACAAGAAAACCAAACAACGTAAAACTGGGAGACAAGATGGCAAAAACTACAGGTTTTTCCGACAACTCGAACTCCTTTACGGTGAAACAACGAATCAATGTCCGACTGTTCTTTATCAGACATCAAACAACCCAATGAACCAAAGGAACCACCatgaagaagaaaagaaaccAGGCGATCAGAGCCTTAGCGTTTCCAATTCATCTGAATTCGAGACTTCATCGTCCGAAAACAATACCGACGACGAAGTTTCGGCTTTTACGAAGGTGAAGGACTTTATGGAATCACAAATGAATAAACTGATTGATTCACAAGATGTTTGGATGGAAAGAATGTTGAAAGCCATTGAAGATAAAGACCAAGAGAGATTATTTAAAGAAGAAGAATGGAGGAGACAAGAGACAGCTTTGTTGGATAAAGAACATGAATTTTGGGTTAAGGAAAGAGCTTGGGTTGAAGCTCGTGATGTTGCTTTAATGGAAGTTATTAAGAATTTTACAAGGAAAAGAACACTAGAagtttcatcatcatcatcttcagcTGAAAGGCCTGTGGGTTACACTCAACAAGGAATCTCAAGCTTGATACACAGTTTAGGACAAGCTTGGAACCAAGATTCCAGGAACATCTGA